One window of the Cryptomeria japonica chromosome 7, Sugi_1.0, whole genome shotgun sequence genome contains the following:
- the LOC131030791 gene encoding SKP1-like protein 12 has product MAEDPTAAMAKECKVRLKSSDDTIFEVEYGVAMQSQMLKNALSDTGTDGNVPLHIISSEIMAKVVEYCAYHVNAANTISEKDVKMWDQEFVKDLDQETLFNLIMATQYLVIHNLQDLICQTVADRIKDKRAEEVREIFNIQNDLTPEDEEEIRHENQWTFDEEGWPEIQEEVRREG; this is encoded by the coding sequence ATGGCGGAGGATCCCACTGCAGCCATGGCGAAGGAATGTAAGGTGAGATTGAAGAGTTCGGATGACACTATTTTTGAGGTAGAGTATGGCGTAGCCATGCAGTCGCAGATGTTAAAGAACGCTCTGAGTGACACCGGCACTGACGGCAACGTGCCTTTGCACATCATTTCCAGTGAAATAATGGCGAAGGTGGTCGAGTACTGCGCATATCATGTTAATGCCGCCAACACCATCTCGGAGAAGGATGTGAAGATGTGGGATCAGGAGTTCGTGAAGGACCTTGATCAAGAAACCCTTTTTAATCTCATCATGGCCACCCAGTACCTGGTTATACACAATCTTCAAGATTTAATATGCCAAACTGTAGCAGAcaggattaaggataaaagagCAGAAGAGGTCAGAGAGATATTTAACATACAAAATGACTTGACTCCTGAAGACGAGGAAGAAATCAGGCATGAAAATCAATGGACGTTTGACGAAGAAGGCTGGCCTGAAATTCAGGAAGAAGTCAGGCGTGAAGGTTGA